CGACGAACCACTTCCGCTGGTACCACCTGACGACGGGCCGCTGCGGTTCGGCCGGCTGACCGTGCGTGGGCGGGACGGAGCCTGGCGCCTGCAGGTGAACACTCGACTGCTCGTTCATCTGGCATCCTCCTTACGGCGACCGCTTTTCCGGGTCGCCCTCCGGCAACAGGATCGCACAGGTCCGTGACAGCCGTCTGTCACTCCGCAGCAGCCTCAGGCACCTTCCACCCGACGCCCACGCCCCGCGCAGGTCGGTCGGCATGTCCACCGTTTGGGACAACCCTCCCGTCGCGCAGAGGCTGCAGCGGAGGAAGCGCGAGGGGTCCACGTTGCGCTATCGGGAAGTATGCAAATATGTCATAATGCACCTGACGACGATTTCGGCAGGTGAAGCCACTATTGAACCCGATCCCTTTCAACCTGAATGATCTCACCGACGAACAGCAACGCGTGGTGACCCATGCGGATGGGCCCGCGGTGGTCATCGCCTGCCCGGGAAGCGGCAAGACCCGCGCCCTGACCCAACGCATGGGTTATCTCGTCCACCGGGGCGTTCCGCCGGCGGCTATCCTGGGCATCACCTTCACCCGTGCGGCAGCCGCGGAGATGAAGGCTCGCCTAGCCCGGCTGATCCCGCCCGCCATGGCCCGCCAGGTCCGCCTCTTCACCTTCCACGGGCTGGCGTACCAGATCCTGAAGGCCGCCCGGGGGCGCCCGAACGTCCTGGACGAGCGCGCACAAAAGGCGATGGCCGGGCAGCTCTTGCGCGAGTTTGAACTGAATGCGGACCAACCGGCAGTCGAATGCCTGCTGACCGACTTCGCCTTTCTCGTTGGTGCGCAGATCCCGCTGGAGCAGTTCCGTCCCGGCTCCTGCGACCCCGAGCGGTTTCGCCAAATCTGGGACCGCTACGGCGAACTGAAGGCGGAACGTGGCCTCGTGGACTTCGACGACCTCATCGTGCTGGCGCGCGACCTTCTCCGGAACACCCCCGCCCACCGGCGGGCGCTGGTCGCGCGCATCCGGCACCTGCTCGTCGACGAGTTCCAGGACACCAACGCCCTGCAGTGGGAGTTCCTGCAGCTGCTGATCCCCGCCGGGGACAACCTCATGGTCGTGGGCGACGACGACCAGGCGATCTACGGCTGGCGCGGCGCCTCCCCCTCCTTCATGCTGGATTTCCCCCGGCGCTTTCCCGGCTGCGCCACGCTACGGCTCAGCCGGAACTTCCGCTCCACCGCCTCGATCATCGCGCCGGCGGCCAGGCTGATTGCGTTCAACACCCGCCGCTTTGCCAAGGAGTTCGTCGCCGAGCGGGCCCCGGCGCAGCCGCCCGGCTTCGTCCGGCCCGAGGACGCTGCGGACGAGGCCGACCGGATCACCGCCGCGATCCGGGAGCAGCTGGCGGCCGGGGCGGACCCAACGCAACTGGCCGTGCTCTACCGGACGCACCTCCTGGCCTATCCGCTGATGAACCGCCTGGACCGGGCGGGCATCCCCTACCGGGTGATCGGCGGACGGCCGAACCCCTTCACCCGCTGGATGGCCCGTGACGCCCTGGCCTACCTGCGCTGGGCCTACGGGGAGGCCAGCCTGGAGGAGATCGCCCGGGTGCTGCGGCGCCCGGCGCGACCCGGCATCCCGAAGGAGCTCGTGCAGGAGCTGCAGCAGGCCCACGTGGAGCCGGGGGCCGTGCTGGACTGGCTGGCCGACCGGGTCACCGCCGTCGGAGCCTACGAACTGCGCCGCCTCCGGAAACAGCTGCAGCGGCTGACGAAGACGCCGGCCGGCCAGGCGATCAGCTTCATCCGGGGTGAGATCGGCTACGACGAGTACATCCGGCAGTACTGCGGCTGGTCGGGGAGCGACCCGCAGGAGGCGGGCGAGGTGCTGAGTGCCCTGGAGCAGATCCCGGAGCCCGGCGAGAGCGCCAGGGTGTACATCGACCTGGCTTCGCAGGAGGAACTACGGGGGGACGCCGGCGACCTGAACACCGGGGACGCCCGTGCTCCGAACACGCCGGCGGTCACGCTAGCGTCCTTTCACGGCAGCAAGGGGCTGGAGTGGGAGCGGGTCTGGCTGCTCTCGGCGGTGGAGGGCGCGATCCCGCACCGGCTGACGCTCGAGGAGGGCAGCCCGATGGCGCTGGAGGAGGAGCGCCGGCTGTTCTACGTGGGCATGACCCGGGCGAAGGACGTGCTGACCATCAGCGCGCCGCGCAGGCTGCTGGGCGCCGATGCGACGCCGTCCCGCTTCGTGGTGGAGGCAGGCATCTGGACGCCGCCGCCTCCGCCTGCGCAGCGGTCGCCGCTACGCCGGCTATGGCAAGCGGCGGTGGCCCGACCCGAACTGGCTTCCCCGGCACCGCAGCACGCCCCGCTGCAGCCGGAGTACGCCCCTCCGGCGGCGGACGACGACCAACTGCCGCCGGTTCTCCCGAGGGAGAGTTACGTCCCCGGTACCGTGTGCTGGCACAAGCGGTTTGGGGAGGGCGTGATCCTTTGGGTGAACGCCGAGGGGGGCCTGGTGGAGATCGCGTTTCGGGGCATCGCGGAGCCGAAGCTGCTCGCGATCGATGCGTGCATTCAGGCGCAGCTGGTGCGGGTGGCGAAGGGGTGACCCCGACACGTCGCCACCAAGGGCCTTCGGAGCCGAACCGCAGTGCGGAGGGCCGGGGGATCAACCCCGCACCGCCGTCTCTCCCCCCAGCAGATGCAGTAGCCCGACGCCGCTCCTCGGCGTCGGGCTGCGCTGCTTACTGACTCACCTGATCCAACAACCGCTCCAGCATCGTGATCGCCTAGGCACGGGTCGTGCCGCTGAACGGCTGGAAGCTGCCATCCAAATAGCCTGGTCAAGCGCCCCGTCTGGCAGTCACCCACCGGGAGTCCACCCACGCAGGACTCTCCGGCGTCGGCGCGGTAATCACTCCAGGAGCGCCCGCTCCAACACGCCAGATGGAGGCATGCCCATGAACCAATGGCTCTACCTGCTGAGACCGGTGCGTCCCGAGCTGGCCACCAACCCCACCCCCGAGGAGGCGGCGGCGGTCGAACGCCACTTCCGGCGCCTGCAGAGCATGCTGGCCGAAGGCCGGCTGATCCTGGCCGGCCGTACCCTGGAAGACTTCCCCTTCGGCATCGTGGTCTTCGGGGCCGAGACGGAGGACGAGGCCCGAGCCATCATGGAGGGAGACCCCGCCGTGCAGGAGGGCGTCATGACGGCCACCCTGCACCCCTACCGGGTCGCCCTGATGCGCGGGACCTAACCGATGGCGATTCCGTTCGTGGTCGGTGTCGAACCAGATCTTGCCGTATGGTGGTTTGCCAACCCGTGCAAACTAGTACGGGCGCCCATCTGCGTGGGCGCCCGGGAGCCTGCAGACGCCGCCCCGTGATGGAGACGACGGCTGCCGTTTCTTCTGCGACTGCGGCCGCTAGATCTTAGCGGTGAGTGCTAGGCGGATCAGGAAGAGGATGACCCACAAGACGACTGCGGCATCAAGTTCGATGTACATCTTCACCGTGTAGCACCCCCTTTCGAGGGCACCGGCCGATCAGGCTCCTCTTCCAGTATATCCCACCGCGGGTCGGATTCCAATACCTGGAATCCGACCCGCGGTTCCCTTATGTCCCCGGCCCCGTCTGCGCCAGCCGCACAAACACCTGCTCCAGCCCGCCGCCGCCGGCGTAGTTCTCCCGCAGCTCCCGCGGCGTCCCCACCGCCACCAGCCGCCCGGCGCTCATCATCGCCAGCCGGTCACAGTGGGCCGCCTCGTCCATGTAGTGCGTGGTCACCAGCACCGTGGTGCCCCCGTCCGCCAGGCCGTAGATCAGGTCCCAGAACTTGCGGCGCGACATCGGGTCCACCCCCGAGGTGGCCTCGTCCAGCAGGAGCAGCGACGGCCGGTGGAGGATGGCGCAGGCGA
This DNA window, taken from Symbiobacterium terraclitae, encodes the following:
- a CDS encoding YciI family protein, with the protein product MNQWLYLLRPVRPELATNPTPEEAAAVERHFRRLQSMLAEGRLILAGRTLEDFPFGIVVFGAETEDEARAIMEGDPAVQEGVMTATLHPYRVALMRGT
- a CDS encoding ATP-dependent helicase gives rise to the protein MNPIPFNLNDLTDEQQRVVTHADGPAVVIACPGSGKTRALTQRMGYLVHRGVPPAAILGITFTRAAAAEMKARLARLIPPAMARQVRLFTFHGLAYQILKAARGRPNVLDERAQKAMAGQLLREFELNADQPAVECLLTDFAFLVGAQIPLEQFRPGSCDPERFRQIWDRYGELKAERGLVDFDDLIVLARDLLRNTPAHRRALVARIRHLLVDEFQDTNALQWEFLQLLIPAGDNLMVVGDDDQAIYGWRGASPSFMLDFPRRFPGCATLRLSRNFRSTASIIAPAARLIAFNTRRFAKEFVAERAPAQPPGFVRPEDAADEADRITAAIREQLAAGADPTQLAVLYRTHLLAYPLMNRLDRAGIPYRVIGGRPNPFTRWMARDALAYLRWAYGEASLEEIARVLRRPARPGIPKELVQELQQAHVEPGAVLDWLADRVTAVGAYELRRLRKQLQRLTKTPAGQAISFIRGEIGYDEYIRQYCGWSGSDPQEAGEVLSALEQIPEPGESARVYIDLASQEELRGDAGDLNTGDARAPNTPAVTLASFHGSKGLEWERVWLLSAVEGAIPHRLTLEEGSPMALEEERRLFYVGMTRAKDVLTISAPRRLLGADATPSRFVVEAGIWTPPPPPAQRSPLRRLWQAAVARPELASPAPQHAPLQPEYAPPAADDDQLPPVLPRESYVPGTVCWHKRFGEGVILWVNAEGGLVEIAFRGIAEPKLLAIDACIQAQLVRVAKG